From Taeniopygia guttata chromosome 21, bTaeGut7.mat, whole genome shotgun sequence, one genomic window encodes:
- the WNT4 gene encoding protein Wnt-4, producing the protein MPSPPLARPGGVLAVSPAQGAAESGRPPGLPPPPARLRPRRSIPGRAGRADSRAERPPREHQPGSARRSCPRPPAAAAALGAGRRGRCRRRLRAVPPRPPSRMSPEYFLRSLLLIILATFSANASNWLYLAKLSSVGSISEEETCEKLKGLIQRQVQMCKRNLEVMDSVRRGAQLAIEECQYQFRNRRWNCSTLDTLPVFGKVVTQGTREAAFVYAISSAGVAFAVTRACSSGELDKCGCDRTVQGGSPQGFQWSGCSDNIAYGVAFSQSFVDIRERSKGASSNRALMNLHNNEAGRKAILNNMRVECKCHGVSGSCEFKTCWKAMPPFRKVGNILKEKFDGATEVEQSEIGSTKVLVPKNSQFKPHTDEDLVYLDSSPDFCDHDLKNGVLGTSGRQCNKTSKAIDGCELMCCGRGFHTDEVEVVERCSCKFHWCCSVKCKPCHRVVEIHTCR; encoded by the exons ATGCCCTCCCCGCCGCTGGCCCGCCCCGGGGGTGTCCTCGCAGTGAGTCCCGCCCAGGGAGCGGCGGAGTCGGGGCGGCCTCCGGGGCTGCctccgcccccggcccgcctccggccccgccgctccaTCCCGGGACGGGCCGGCCGCGCTGACAGTCGGGCTGAGCGGCCGCCGCGGGAGCATCAGCCGGGCAGCGCCCGCCGCTCCTGCCCGCGCCCACCTGCGGCGGCGGCTGCCctgggcgcggggcggcgggggcgctgccgccgccggcTCCGCGCAGTCCCACCCCGCCCGCCCTCCAGGATGAGCCCGGAGTATTTTCTGCGCTCCTTGCTGCTCATCATTCTCGCCACCTTCTCGGCCAACGCCAGCAACTGGCT GTACCTGGCAAAGCTGTCTTCAGTGGGGAGCATCTCCGAGGAAGAGACCTGCGAGAAGCTGAAGGGTTTGATCCAGCGCCAGGTGCAGATGTGCAAGAGGAACCTGGAGGTGATGGACTCGGTGCGACGTGGAGCCCAGCTGGCCATTGAAGAATGCCAGTACCAATTCCGCAACCGCCGCTGGAACTGCTCCACACTGGACACCTTGCCTGTCTTTGGCAAGGTGGTGACACAAG GGACACGAGAGGCAGCGTTCGTCTATGCCATCTCTTCAGCAGGAGTGGCCTTCGCCGTGACCCGTGCCTGCAGCAGTGGCGAGCTGGACAAGTGTGGATGTGACCGCACAGTGCAAGGGGGCAGCCCACAGG GCTTCCAGTGGTCGGGCTGCTCCGATAACATCGCCTATGGTGTGGCCTTCTCGCAGTCCTTCGTCGACATCCGTGAGAGGAGCAAAGGGGCCTCTTCCAACAGAGCATTAATGAACCTCCACAACAACGAGGCAGGGAGAAAG GCGATCCTGAACAACATGCGGGTGGAATGTAAGTGTCATGGTGTGTCAGGCTCATGTGAGTTCAAGACGTGCTGGAAAGCCATGCCCCCCTTCCGCAAAGTGGGCAATATCCTGAAGGAGAAATTTGACGGTGCCACAGAGGTCGAACAGAGCGAGATCGGATCCACCAAAGTGCTGGTACCCAAAAACTCCCAGTTCAAGCCACACACAGATGAGGACCTTGTCTACCTAGACTCCAGTCCTGACTTCTGTGACCACGACCTCAAGAATGGGGTCCTGGGCACCAGTGGGCGGCAGTGCAACAAGACCTCCAAGGCCATTGATGGCTGCGAGCTGATGTGTTGTGGTCGTGGTTTTCACACGGACGAAGTGGAGGTTGTGGAAAGGTGCAGCTGCAAATTCCACTGGTGCTGCTCCGTCAAGTGCAAACCCTGCCATCGGGTGGTAGAGATCCACACATGCCGGTGA